A region of Betta splendens chromosome 13, fBetSpl5.4, whole genome shotgun sequence DNA encodes the following proteins:
- the thrsp gene encoding mid1-interacting protein 1-B-like: MQTAEAKFNKNNLLLTLRRYSSAVSDMEQTILLPSLLRDVPSDEMVDSESAEESCRDLYSNYLMLKAIRNTVESSLVPLDDHKTKNNAVISKTLEPLMDTDPEALFRFHLKGLFSVMCNLTKKTQSVTDKYMDIIGVAN; encoded by the coding sequence ATGCAGACTGCCGAGGCTAAATTCAACAAAAACAACCTGCTTCTGACTCTGAGACGATACAGCTCAGCAGTCAGCGACATGGAGCAGACCATTCTCCTGCCGAGTCTACTGCGAGACGTGCCGTCTGATGAGATGGTGGACTCTGAATCAGCAGAGGAGAGCTGCAGAGACCTGTACAGCAACTACCTGATGCTCAAGGCCATAAGGAACACGGTGGAGAGCAGCCTGGTTCCCCTGGATGATCACAAGACCAAAAACAATGCAGTGATCAGCAAAACTCTGGAGCCTCTCATGGACACAGACCCTGAAGCTCTTTTCCGGTTCCACCTGAAGGGACTGTTTTCTGTGATGTGCAACCTTACCAAGAAGACCCAGAGCGTCACTGACAAATATATGGACATTATTGGAGTGGCAAACTAG
- the ndufc2 gene encoding NADH dehydrogenase [ubiquinone] 1 subunit C2, with product MGFIPDEGKSLPPPGIVNRNSVWLSGVGWCTAMLHNAINHRPPIKAGVHRQFLLATIGWFIGYHITKYENYSNAKNDRDMYEYIRLHPEEFAPKEKKTFAEIVEPFTPIR from the exons ATGGGCTTCATACCCGACGAGGGCaagtctctccctcctcccggAATCGTTAACAGGAACTCGGTGTGGCTGTCTGGCGTGGGCTGGTGCACCGCGATGCTTCATAATGCCATTAACCACAGGCCGCCGATAAAAGCAG GTGTCCATCGACAGTTCCTGTTGGCAACAATCGGTTGGTTTATCGGCTACCACATTACAAAATATGAAAATTACTCAAACGCCAAAAACGATCGAGATATGTACGAGTACATCAGACTCCACCCAGAGGAGTTTGCACCAAAGG AAAAAAAGACCTTTGCAGAGATTGTGGAGCCTTTCACCCCTATTCGCTAA
- the rab30 gene encoding ras-related protein Rab-30 isoform X1: MTSSSAVVLLPELLRIHDQRKRCPAQLWLCPLDEVTYAYQVVISPGTSPCFASTCTGHHTCRQRLQSSALLSLWASLLCLFQFSVSMEDYDYLFKIVLIGNAGVGKTCLVRRFTQGLFPPGQGATIGVDFMIKTVDIKGEKVKLQIWDTAGQERFRSITQSYYRSANALILTYDITCEDSFRCLPEWLREIEQYANNQVVTILVGNKIDLAEKREVLRQRAEDFAEAQSMLYLETSAKESDNVEKLFLDLACELIREAKQNKLDNNDTAPMPGEGKTISYLSCCSLM; encoded by the exons ATGACGTCATCGAGTGCAGTCGTCCTCCTCCCTGAGCTGCTGAGGATACACGACCAGAGGAAACGATGCCCTGCCCAGCTATGGCTCTGCCCGCTTGATGAGGTGACCTATGCATACCAAGTAGTTATAAGTCCGGGGACATCCCCGTGTTTTG CTTCCACATGCACCGGACACCACACGTGCAGGCAGCGGCTTCAGTCGAGTGCTCTCCTCTCACTTTGGGCTTCACTCCTCTGTCTTTTCCAGTTTAGCGTGAGCATGGAAGATTATGACTACCTGTTCAAAATAGTGCTGATAGGAAATGCCGGAGTTGGGAAGACATGTCTGGTTCGACGCTTTACTCAG GGCCTTTTCCCACCTGGACAGGGGGCTACTATTGGAGTAGATTTCATGATTAAAACTGTGGACATCAAAGGGGAGAAGGTCAAG CTGCAGATATGGGACACAGCTGGACAGGAGAGATTTCGCTCCATTACTCAGAGTTATTACCGCAGTGCCAATGCCCTCATTCTCACGTATGACATTACCTGTGAGGACTCCTTCAGGTGCCTTCCAGAGTGGCTGAGGGAGATTGAGCAGTATGCCAACAACCAAGTGGTGACTATATTAGTCG GTAATAAAATAGATCTGGCAGAGAAGAGGGAGGTTCTCAGACAGCGAGCTGAGGACTTCGCTGAGGCTCAGAGCATGCTCTATCTGGAGACCTCAGCCAAAGAGTCCGACAACGTTGAGAAACTTTTCCTCGACTTGGCCTGCGAACTCATTCGAGAGGCCAAGCAGAACAAGCTGGATAACAATGACACTGCCCCAATGCCCGGTGAGGGTAAAACCATCAGTtacttgagctgctgcagccttatGTAG
- the rab30 gene encoding ras-related protein Rab-30 isoform X2: MEDYDYLFKIVLIGNAGVGKTCLVRRFTQGLFPPGQGATIGVDFMIKTVDIKGEKVKLQIWDTAGQERFRSITQSYYRSANALILTYDITCEDSFRCLPEWLREIEQYANNQVVTILVGNKIDLAEKREVLRQRAEDFAEAQSMLYLETSAKESDNVEKLFLDLACELIREAKQNKLDNNDTAPMPGEGKTISYLSCCSLM, translated from the exons ATGGAAGATTATGACTACCTGTTCAAAATAGTGCTGATAGGAAATGCCGGAGTTGGGAAGACATGTCTGGTTCGACGCTTTACTCAG GGCCTTTTCCCACCTGGACAGGGGGCTACTATTGGAGTAGATTTCATGATTAAAACTGTGGACATCAAAGGGGAGAAGGTCAAG CTGCAGATATGGGACACAGCTGGACAGGAGAGATTTCGCTCCATTACTCAGAGTTATTACCGCAGTGCCAATGCCCTCATTCTCACGTATGACATTACCTGTGAGGACTCCTTCAGGTGCCTTCCAGAGTGGCTGAGGGAGATTGAGCAGTATGCCAACAACCAAGTGGTGACTATATTAGTCG GTAATAAAATAGATCTGGCAGAGAAGAGGGAGGTTCTCAGACAGCGAGCTGAGGACTTCGCTGAGGCTCAGAGCATGCTCTATCTGGAGACCTCAGCCAAAGAGTCCGACAACGTTGAGAAACTTTTCCTCGACTTGGCCTGCGAACTCATTCGAGAGGCCAAGCAGAACAAGCTGGATAACAATGACACTGCCCCAATGCCCGGTGAGGGTAAAACCATCAGTtacttgagctgctgcagccttatGTAG